A segment of the Nostoc sp. TCL26-01 genome:
TAGAAACTAGTTCGTCCCCAGTCCCCAACACTGTCAACACCCGCACTTTAGAAAAATGGTTAGGATATCTCCGCACATCCCGCATTGAAAAACAGTGGAAGTCTTTAACAGGTAGTGGGATTAAAACTTTTGGTGACGAACTACAAATTGGTGGTGTACAGTTGGGGAATGTGTGGATAGGTGTTCAGCCGCCGTTGGGAATACAAGGTGATCCCATGCGGTTAATGTTTGAGAGAGATTTAACACCCCATCCTCAATATGCAGCTTTTTATAAATGGTTGCAAAATGAATTGGCTGCTGATGCTGTGGTGCATTTTGGTATGCACGGTACTGTAGAATGGTTGCCTGGTTCGCCTTTGGGTAATACAGGTTATTCTTGGTCTGATATTTTGTTAGGAGATTTGCCTAATCTCTATATATATGCAGCCAATAATCCTTCCGAGTCGATTTTAGCCAAGCGTCGCGGTTATGGGGTGTTGATTTCTCACAATGTACCGCCTTATGGTAGGGCTGGGTTGTATAAAGAGTTGGTAGCATTGCGAGATTTAATTGCTGAATATCGAGAAGATCCGCAAAAGAATTATGTCTTAAAGGCAGGAATTTGTAAAAAGATTGTCGATATTGGTTTAGATATAGATTGTCCATTTGCAGATGCCAAACGTTTGGGTATTCCCTTCACACCAGAAAATATCAAAATGTTTAGCGCCCATGCTTTTGATGATTATTTGGTGAAGTTATACGAATATCTCCAAGTTTTAGAAAATCGCTTATTTTCTTCTGGGTTACATACATTAGGAGAAGCACCCAATACAGAAGCATTAGCATCTTATTTAGAAGCTTACTTTGGTGGTGAAGCATCAAAAAACCCAGAAGAAGCACAGCAAATCACAGATTTGTTAATGCAAACAACTGATGAATTGACAAACCTATTACGAGGATTGAATGGTGAGTATATCCCCCCCGCCCCAGGGGGCGATTTATTGCGTGATGGGGCGGGAGTATTACCCACAGGCAGAAATATTCACGCTTTAGATCCCTATAGAATGCCTTCCCCCGCAGCTTATGAACGGGGACGAGAAATTGCTCAAAAAATTATTGCCCAGCATTTACAAGAACATCATACATATCCGGAAACTGTAGCAGTTTTATTGTGGGGATTGGATGCAATTAAAACTAAAGGTGAATCTTTGGGAATTCTTTTAGAATTAGTCGGTGCAGAACCTGTGAAAGAAGGGACAGGGAGAATTGTCCGTTATGAATTAAAACCTTTAGCAGCAGTCGGACATCCACGAATTGATGTGTTAGGAAATCTGTCTGGTATCTTCCGAGATAGTTTTGTCAATATCATCGAATTGTTAGATGATTTATTTCAAAGGGCTGCTGATGCTGATGAACCAGAAGACCAAAATTTTATTAGAAAACACGCTTTAGCTTTAAAAAATCAAGGTGTAGAAAATGTCTCAGCCAGATTATTTTCTAATCCGGCGGGTGATTTTGGTTCTTTAGTAAATGATCAAGTTGTGGATGGTAACTGGGAATCTGGCGAGGAATTGGGTAATACTTGGCAAAGTCGCAACGTATTTAGTTATGGTAGACAAGATAAAGGTCAAGCTAGACCAGAAGTTTTACAGCAGTTGTTAAAAACAAGCGATCGCATTGTTCAAGAAATCGATTCGGTAGAATATGGTTTAACCGATATTCAAGAATATTACGCCAACACAGGCGGTTTGAAAAAGGCAGCCGAAAAACAACGCGGTAAAAAAGTTACCACCAGCTTTGTGGAAAGTTTCTCCAAAGATACCACACCCCGCAATTTAGATGATTTGCTGCGGATGGAATACCGGACTAAATTGTTAAACCCCAAATGGGCTAACGCAATGGTAAATCAAGGTTCTGGTGGTGCTTATGAAATTTCTCAACGGATGACAGCCTTGATTGGTTGGGGTGGTACGGCTGATTTTACTGATGATTGGGTTTATGATCAAGCTGCTGATACCTATGCTTTAGATCCAGAAATGGCAGAGAAATTACGTCAAGCAAATCCTGAAGCTTTTCGTAACATTGTCGGCAGAATGTTAGAAGCAAATGGTCGAGGTTTTTGGCAAGCTGATCAAGATAAGTTAAATAAGTTGCGTCAGTTATATGAATTGAGTGACGAAGAATTGGAAGGTGTAATTTGAAGAAGAATTCAGCAGTCAGATTCCCAAAAATCATGAAACAGATACAAACCCCCAAAACCAGACTAAGTAAGACTGTATCAATTACGTAGCTTGCTTCTCGCCTTTGGCGAGTATTACGAATTACGAATTAGTACAACCGCTAGCTTCTAAAGCGATCGCATGATGACGGATATGATCGGCGATAAAACTGGCTATAAAATAATAACTGTGGTCGTAGCCGTCTTGATAACGTAAATTTAGGGGTTGGTTAATTGCTGCACAAGCTTGCTCAAATACTTCTGTCAGCAATTGTGTTGCTAAAAATTGATCAGATGTGCCTTGGTCAATGAGAATGGGACTATGATATCCTAATTGCTTGATCAATTCACTAGCATCATAAGCAAGCCAGCTTTCGGGATGATTTCCTAAATAACGAGTAAAAGCTTTTTCGCCCCAAGGACAGCGTGTCGGTGCAACAATTGGTGCAAAGGCGGAAACAGATGTGAACAGCTTGGGGTGGCGTAGCGCACAGACTAGCGCCCCGTGTCCCCCCATAGAATGACCGAAAATTCCCTGCTTATCAGGTTGTATGGGGAAATTGGCGGTGATTAAAGCAGGTAATTCTTGGACAATATAACTATACATTTGGTAGTGCGATCGCCACGGTTGCTCTGTCGCATCTAGATAAAATCCTGCACCTGTGCCAAAATCCCACTCGTCATCTTCGCCGGGAATACCAGTATTACGGGGACTAGTATCTGGTGTAACCAACATCAAACCATACTCAGCCGCATAACGTTGCGCCCCAGCCTTGACCATAAAATTTTCTTCTGTGCAAGTCAACCCAGACAGAAAATAGAGAACTGGTACTGGTTTTTCCCTAGCTTGCGGTGGCTGATAGACAGCAAAGCGCATTTCACAATTACAAGTAGGAGAAGGATGAGAATAAAAGCCGAGTTTGCCGTCAAAGGTTTTATATTCTGAGATGAGTTTAAGATTAGTCATAA
Coding sequences within it:
- the bchH gene encoding magnesium chelatase subunit H → MKRIVLIAGFESFNADLYRKAAFLASSRCEDLDIRVFSDRQITNQRQEVELALQGADVFFGSLLFDYDQVLWLRDRISQIPIRLVFESALELMSLTKLGDFAIGDKPKGMPKPVKFILDKFSNGREEDKLAGYISFLKIGPKLLKFVPVQKVQDLRNWLIIYGYWNAGGIENVASLFWTLAEKYLDLKVGDIPPPIETPNMGLLHPEYQGFFTSPREYLQWYQTRHRRDVACNVSTTSPRNVSTNSVVGILLYRKHVITKQPYIPQLIRRFEDAGLIPLPIFINGVEGHVAVRDWMTTDYELQQRQSGIIETPSLSNEAVKVDAIASTIGFPLVGGPAGSMEAGRQVEVAKRILTAKNVPYIVAAPLLIQDIHSWTRQGVGGLQSVVLYALPELDGAIDTVPLGGLVGEDIYLVPERVQRLIGRVKSWIALRQKPPAERKIAIILYGFPPGYGAAGTAALLNVPRSLIKLLQALKEQGYNVGDIPEDGEELIRQVKAADERLETSSSPVPNTVNTRTLEKWLGYLRTSRIEKQWKSLTGSGIKTFGDELQIGGVQLGNVWIGVQPPLGIQGDPMRLMFERDLTPHPQYAAFYKWLQNELAADAVVHFGMHGTVEWLPGSPLGNTGYSWSDILLGDLPNLYIYAANNPSESILAKRRGYGVLISHNVPPYGRAGLYKELVALRDLIAEYREDPQKNYVLKAGICKKIVDIGLDIDCPFADAKRLGIPFTPENIKMFSAHAFDDYLVKLYEYLQVLENRLFSSGLHTLGEAPNTEALASYLEAYFGGEASKNPEEAQQITDLLMQTTDELTNLLRGLNGEYIPPAPGGDLLRDGAGVLPTGRNIHALDPYRMPSPAAYERGREIAQKIIAQHLQEHHTYPETVAVLLWGLDAIKTKGESLGILLELVGAEPVKEGTGRIVRYELKPLAAVGHPRIDVLGNLSGIFRDSFVNIIELLDDLFQRAADADEPEDQNFIRKHALALKNQGVENVSARLFSNPAGDFGSLVNDQVVDGNWESGEELGNTWQSRNVFSYGRQDKGQARPEVLQQLLKTSDRIVQEIDSVEYGLTDIQEYYANTGGLKKAAEKQRGKKVTTSFVESFSKDTTPRNLDDLLRMEYRTKLLNPKWANAMVNQGSGGAYEISQRMTALIGWGGTADFTDDWVYDQAADTYALDPEMAEKLRQANPEAFRNIVGRMLEANGRGFWQADQDKLNKLRQLYELSDEELEGVI
- the fghA gene encoding S-formylglutathione hydrolase translates to MTNLKLISEYKTFDGKLGFYSHPSPTCNCEMRFAVYQPPQAREKPVPVLYFLSGLTCTEENFMVKAGAQRYAAEYGLMLVTPDTSPRNTGIPGEDDEWDFGTGAGFYLDATEQPWRSHYQMYSYIVQELPALITANFPIQPDKQGIFGHSMGGHGALVCALRHPKLFTSVSAFAPIVAPTRCPWGEKAFTRYLGNHPESWLAYDASELIKQLGYHSPILIDQGTSDQFLATQLLTEVFEQACAAINQPLNLRYQDGYDHSYYFIASFIADHIRHHAIALEASGCTNS